In Candidatus Methylomirabilota bacterium, the genomic window CGTGATGCCGCCGAGTCCGGGGCTCTCGTGCCCACGGCGCTCCACGCCCTTGCCATAAGACGCCGGGATCAGCCTCTTGAGATCCGCGCCCGCGGAGAAGCTCTTCTCGCCAGCGCCCGTGAGAATGGCCACCCAGGCCTGGCCGTCGTCGCGAAAGCGCGTCCAGGCTTCGCTCAGGGCCTGGTTGGTCTCGGCATCGATCGCATTCATGGCCTCGGGCCGGTTAATCGTGATGGTGACGATCCTTCCCGATTGTTCGTAGAGCACCGTGGACATGCTCAGATCCTCCGCCCGGAGGTCTCAGACAAAGCGGCAGGAGACCGAGCCGAGCCGGGTGAACGACGCGCGGACGGAGTCGCCCGCCTTGGGACGCAACACCTTGGAGATGGAGCCGGTCATGACGATATCGCCGGCCCTGAGCTTGCCTCCCTGCCCGCCGAGTGCATTGGCCAGCCAGGCGAGCGAGTTGAGCGGATTACCCATGACCTCGGCGGCGGTGGCCGTGGCCACGCGCTCGCCATTTTGCTCGAACACCACGCCCTCGAGCGCGAGATCGATCCCCGTCACAGGGCCGAGCGGCCAGCCGAGCACGATGCCATTGGCGAGGACCCCATCGGCGATCACGTCGGCCGCCCGCAGCTTGCCCGAGAGCCTGAAGTCGATCAGCTCGAAGGCGGGCATGGCGCCCTCCACCACGAGGAGCGCGGAAACGGGGGTGACGCCCGGACCGGCGAGATCGGCCTTCATGAGAAAGGCCATCTCCACTTCCAGCCCGGCCACGGTGAAGCGCGAGATGGGCACGGCGTCGCCGCTCGCGAAGACGCCCGACGCGAGCAGGAAGCCCAGCACGGGCTCCTTCACGCCATAGCTCTCCTGCAGGGTCGCGTTCGTGAAGCCGGCCTTCCAGCCGACCACGCGGTCTCCCCCCTCGACGAGCTTGCTCTCGAGCGCGCGCTGAATCCTGTACGCCGTCTCGACGGAGAGATCGGAGGCAGACTCGGACAGGGGAGGCATGGTTTGGCCGCTCGCGCGATTCTTGACGAGGCGGTCGACGGCATCGCTCACGCCGATGGGCATGGCCGGCTCCTGGATGAAGGAAGTTTACGAGACACGGACGCCAGTCTTGGCTCGGGCGTCGCCTGCGGGATCAATTCAGCTCTCGCCTCGCGACGGCTTTGGCCGCCGCTCAGCTCGAACAGCGGGCAGCGTCTCAGCTCGAACTTCGAGATGTTCGACAATGCCCGTCAGGGCCTCGGCGGCGCTGCCCGGGATGAGGAGATCCGCCTCGGAGTCCTGGGGCGTGGGCGTGCGGTTGACGATCACGAGGCGCGCGCCGGCCTGCTTGGCGTGGACGGGCATCTGCGCGGCGGGATAGACAACGAGCGAGGAGCCGACCACGATGAAGAGGTCGGCCGCCCGGGAGCGCCGCTCGGCCTCCTCGGTCTCCTCGCTCGGCATGGCTTCTCCGAACATGATGGTGCGCGGCTTGATCACGCCGCCGCAGGGCGGATCGCAGGTAGGCACGGCCACGCCAGCCTCGAGCCAGTC contains:
- a CDS encoding fumarylacetoacetate hydrolase family protein, producing the protein MPIGVSDAVDRLVKNRASGQTMPPLSESASDLSVETAYRIQRALESKLVEGGDRVVGWKAGFTNATLQESYGVKEPVLGFLLASGVFASGDAVPISRFTVAGLEVEMAFLMKADLAGPGVTPVSALLVVEGAMPAFELIDFRLSGKLRAADVIADGVLANGIVLGWPLGPVTGIDLALEGVVFEQNGERVATATAAEVMGNPLNSLAWLANALGGQGGKLRAGDIVMTGSISKVLRPKAGDSVRASFTRLGSVSCRFV